One window of Methanogenium organophilum genomic DNA carries:
- a CDS encoding DUF5591 domain-containing protein, protein MIVISDTQRIIHEPNSRRLLEPPFYLRQFEDAFRFIIDEYHIPPHDIGVFIPCAVRKPYSTSPSHRLFHKILNSVYADTSYHVVIFGTCGTVPAELECMYPYAQYHYMLGKCTDQRVKDDFLKIETYRLTEFLEKTKDTYQVRIAYCIGVFREAMVRAAARTGTDLLLYPTDPMIERMYNDDCPFPEGSLSMQEYIDEFTAGLLEAKGKPGVDDVQR, encoded by the coding sequence GTGATCGTAATTTCAGATACACAGAGAATAATTCATGAACCAAACTCCCGACGGCTTCTCGAACCCCCGTTTTACCTCAGGCAGTTTGAGGATGCATTCCGTTTTATTATCGATGAATATCATATCCCCCCGCACGACATCGGTGTATTCATTCCCTGTGCGGTAAGAAAGCCCTACAGCACATCACCAAGTCATCGCCTGTTCCATAAAATACTGAATTCTGTCTATGCGGACACCTCATATCATGTGGTCATCTTCGGCACATGCGGGACAGTTCCTGCTGAACTTGAATGCATGTACCCGTATGCCCAGTATCACTATATGCTGGGCAAATGCACAGACCAGCGGGTGAAAGACGATTTCCTGAAGATCGAAACCTATCGCCTGACAGAATTTCTGGAGAAAACAAAAGACACCTATCAGGTGCGGATTGCCTACTGCATCGGGGTGTTTCGCGAGGCGATGGTCCGTGCCGCCGCAAGGACCGGCACAGACCTTCTGCTCTATCCGACCGATCCGATGATTGAACGGATGTACAATGACGACTGCCCGTTTCCGGAAGGGAGTCTCTCGATGCAGGAATATATCGATGAGTTCACGGCCGGGCTTTTGGAGGCGAAGGGAAAACCGGGGGTTGATGACGTTCAGAGGTGA
- the uvrC gene encoding excinuclease ABC subunit UvrC: protein MIDYHSLPSDPGCYLFRDDTDTVIYVGKAKNLKKRVGSYFSRTIKDPKTEAMVSTAADLDYIVTKNEVEALILENSLIKRLQPKYNIDLKDSKRYAYIHISDGPYPRIHYAREKTDAGEYFGPFVSGKDRNHVLHVIKRAFRLRSCKKIPKRPCLRYHLGTCLAPCAGAVTEEVYAEQVSRAREVLRGNATSLVRTLESDMNDAAQAQEFERAIELRDQIDAVRKLSERQAVERTKEADEDIIHYRIREDVVYLVLFSVYKGTLGEKQEFRFHFQSNAIEEFLVQYYGENEPPTELVLPEMPDDAVIDYLSLQKGRKVKVTVPQKGTKKDLLDIVDRNIETTFFGGEEKVNALGKRLRLPEPPTVIECFDISHHAGSAMVGSMVQFRYGIPDKSNYRRFKIKTVEGIDDFAAIHEVVHRRYSRILKENGEFPDLVIIDGGKGQLHAAEDALNNLGLRIPLISVAKREEEIFIPQFPHPLPIKKNEKASLFVQEIRDEAHRFAITYNRTLMKKRIRDDRV, encoded by the coding sequence ATGATAGACTATCACTCCCTCCCCTCTGATCCCGGCTGTTACCTCTTCCGTGATGACACAGACACCGTCATCTATGTCGGGAAGGCAAAAAACCTGAAGAAGCGGGTGGGGAGCTATTTCTCCCGCACGATTAAAGATCCGAAGACGGAGGCGATGGTCTCCACAGCAGCAGACCTCGATTATATCGTCACAAAAAATGAGGTCGAGGCACTCATTCTGGAAAATTCTCTCATAAAACGCCTCCAGCCAAAATACAATATCGACCTCAAGGACTCCAAACGATACGCCTACATCCACATCTCAGACGGCCCGTATCCCCGTATTCACTATGCACGGGAGAAAACAGATGCAGGGGAATATTTCGGCCCGTTTGTCTCTGGAAAAGACCGTAATCATGTTCTTCATGTCATTAAGCGGGCGTTTCGTCTCCGGTCGTGCAAAAAAATCCCCAAACGGCCCTGCCTCCGGTATCATCTCGGGACATGCCTCGCACCCTGTGCCGGTGCGGTGACAGAGGAGGTATATGCAGAACAGGTGTCCCGCGCCCGTGAGGTACTCAGGGGGAATGCGACGTCCCTTGTACGGACACTCGAATCCGATATGAACGATGCCGCACAGGCGCAGGAGTTTGAACGGGCAATCGAACTGCGTGACCAGATAGACGCGGTCAGAAAACTCTCCGAGCGGCAGGCGGTTGAACGCACGAAGGAGGCGGATGAAGATATTATCCACTACCGGATTCGTGAGGATGTGGTGTACCTGGTGCTCTTTTCCGTATACAAGGGAACACTGGGCGAGAAGCAGGAATTCAGGTTTCATTTTCAGTCAAATGCGATTGAAGAATTTTTGGTCCAGTATTACGGAGAAAACGAACCACCTACCGAACTGGTCCTCCCGGAGATGCCGGATGACGCGGTGATAGACTATCTCTCTCTCCAGAAGGGCCGCAAGGTCAAGGTGACTGTCCCACAAAAAGGAACAAAAAAGGACCTCCTGGATATCGTGGACCGCAATATCGAGACGACCTTCTTCGGTGGAGAAGAGAAGGTGAACGCCCTCGGAAAACGCCTCCGTCTGCCGGAACCCCCCACGGTTATCGAGTGTTTTGATATCTCGCACCATGCCGGAAGTGCGATGGTGGGGTCAATGGTGCAGTTCCGCTACGGCATCCCGGACAAGAGCAATTACCGTCGGTTTAAGATCAAGACAGTGGAGGGGATTGATGATTTCGCCGCAATCCACGAAGTGGTGCACCGGAGATATTCCAGGATACTGAAAGAAAACGGAGAGTTCCCGGATCTGGTCATCATCGACGGCGGGAAAGGTCAACTCCATGCAGCGGAGGATGCCCTGAACAATCTGGGTCTTAGGATACCCCTCATCTCGGTTGCAAAGCGTGAGGAGGAGATCTTCATCCCGCAGTTCCCCCACCCGCTTCCCATTAAGAAAAATGAGAAAGCGTCCCTCTTTGTACAGGAAATCAGGGATGAGGCACACCGGTTTGCCATAACCTATAACCGTACACTCATGAAAAAGAGGATCAGAGATGACCGGGTTTAA
- the uvrA gene encoding excinuclease ABC subunit UvrA yields the protein MDHITIRGAREHNLQNVTLDLPRDQFIVITGVSGSGKSTLAFDTIYAEGQRRYVESLSAYARQFLGLMNKPDVDSIEGLSPAISIEQKTTSKNPRSTVGTVTEIYDYLRLLFARIGTPYCPEHGIKIESQSPERIADAIESDFEGEVTILSPIIRQKKGTYQQLLRDLNEEGYVRARVDGDIIRTDEEIQLERYVKHDIEIVLDRCMNDERSRLVEAVENAVQKSDGLVIVAGTEGEKERVYSSRMACPVCGISFEELQPRMFSFNSPFGACEVCNGLGIRMELDPELIIPDKEKSISDGAVALYRNFLDGYRIQYLAAVAKHYGFDIFTPIRDLTEQQYTALMYGSDETIEFRMNMKSGEGHWAHNGKWEGLLPQAQRLYGQTKSDYRRRELEKFMRVSGCPSCHGQRLKEKVLAIRIDGKSIIDVTDLSISSCREFFKELVLTEKEKEIAHQVLKEIHSRLGFLEEVGLGYLTLSRAAGTLSGGEAQRIRLATQIGSNLMGVLYVLDEPSIGLHQRDNHRLIETLQHLRDLGNTLIVVEHDEDTIRQADHVVDMGPGAGIDGGRVVAAGTPQEIERNPESLTGRYLSGAETIPVPETRRSAGNYIHLLGCRENNLKNVNAHIPQGVFTVVTGMSGSGKSTLIYDTLYRALMKKIHKSNVTPGKYESLSFDEEPDKVIVIDQSPIGRTPRSNPATYTKVFDEIRKVFAGTKEAKMRGYKPGRFSFNVKGGRCEACSGDGLIKIEMNFLPDVYVECEECKGKRYNAETLEVRFRDKTIADVLAMTVDEAVEIFENHPKILQKLKTLQQVGLGYIKLGQSSTTLSGGEAQRIKLTRELSKKGTGNTIYLLDEPTTGLHFHDVKKLIGVLDELVEKGNSVIVIEHNLDVIKSADYLIDLGPDGGEFGGEILISGTPEEVAAEETSYTGMYLRPLLQA from the coding sequence ATGGATCATATTACCATACGCGGAGCACGGGAACACAACCTGCAGAACGTAACACTGGACCTTCCGCGGGACCAGTTTATCGTCATCACCGGTGTGTCCGGTTCCGGTAAATCAACACTTGCCTTTGATACCATATATGCCGAAGGGCAGCGGAGATACGTGGAATCACTCTCCGCATACGCCCGTCAGTTCCTCGGCCTGATGAATAAACCGGACGTGGACTCCATCGAGGGTCTCTCACCGGCGATATCGATAGAACAGAAGACCACCTCAAAAAATCCACGCAGTACGGTGGGCACCGTTACCGAAATTTATGACTACCTCCGGCTGCTCTTTGCGCGGATCGGAACACCATACTGCCCTGAGCATGGAATAAAAATCGAATCACAGTCCCCGGAGCGGATTGCAGACGCAATCGAGTCTGACTTTGAAGGCGAAGTCACCATCCTCTCCCCCATCATCCGCCAGAAGAAGGGCACCTATCAGCAGCTCCTTCGTGACCTGAATGAGGAAGGATATGTCCGTGCGAGAGTGGACGGAGATATTATCCGGACGGATGAGGAAATCCAGCTGGAACGGTATGTAAAGCATGACATCGAGATCGTCCTTGACCGGTGCATGAATGATGAACGTTCCCGGCTGGTCGAAGCGGTGGAAAATGCGGTGCAGAAATCCGATGGCCTCGTAATTGTCGCAGGAACCGAAGGAGAAAAAGAACGTGTCTATTCCTCTCGTATGGCCTGTCCCGTCTGTGGCATCTCATTTGAAGAGCTCCAGCCGCGGATGTTCTCATTCAACAGCCCGTTCGGAGCCTGCGAAGTGTGCAATGGACTGGGTATCCGCATGGAACTGGACCCCGAACTCATCATCCCGGATAAAGAAAAATCTATATCCGACGGTGCCGTTGCCCTGTACCGGAATTTCCTGGACGGATACCGTATCCAGTACCTGGCAGCGGTGGCCAAACACTACGGGTTTGATATATTCACCCCGATCAGAGATCTCACCGAACAGCAATACACGGCCCTGATGTATGGATCTGATGAGACCATTGAATTCCGGATGAATATGAAAAGCGGCGAGGGACACTGGGCCCACAATGGGAAATGGGAAGGGCTCCTGCCGCAGGCACAACGGCTCTATGGCCAGACAAAGTCTGATTACCGCCGCAGGGAACTGGAAAAGTTCATGCGGGTCTCCGGGTGCCCGTCCTGTCATGGACAGCGGCTCAAAGAGAAGGTGCTGGCCATCCGCATCGACGGTAAATCCATTATCGATGTCACCGACCTCTCCATTTCCAGCTGTCGAGAATTTTTTAAAGAGCTCGTCCTCACGGAAAAAGAAAAAGAGATCGCACATCAGGTACTCAAGGAAATACATTCCCGTCTGGGATTTTTGGAGGAGGTGGGCCTTGGCTACCTTACCCTCTCCCGTGCGGCGGGCACGCTCTCCGGCGGAGAAGCACAACGCATCCGGCTTGCCACCCAGATCGGTTCCAATCTGATGGGTGTATTGTATGTCCTTGACGAGCCATCCATCGGGCTGCACCAGAGAGACAATCACCGTCTCATTGAGACGCTCCAGCACCTGCGGGATCTGGGGAACACCCTCATCGTGGTCGAGCATGACGAGGACACCATCCGGCAGGCAGACCATGTTGTTGATATGGGCCCCGGTGCGGGTATTGATGGCGGCAGGGTCGTTGCGGCAGGCACCCCGCAGGAGATCGAACGGAATCCGGAATCCCTTACCGGCCGATATCTCTCCGGGGCGGAGACGATTCCCGTGCCCGAAACACGCCGGAGTGCCGGAAATTATATTCATCTGCTCGGGTGCCGGGAGAACAACCTGAAAAATGTGAATGCCCACATTCCCCAGGGCGTCTTTACCGTTGTTACCGGGATGTCAGGAAGCGGAAAATCCACCCTTATATATGACACCCTCTACCGGGCACTGATGAAGAAAATTCACAAATCAAACGTCACCCCCGGAAAATATGAGTCGCTCTCATTTGATGAGGAACCGGACAAGGTCATCGTCATTGACCAGAGTCCCATCGGGAGGACGCCGCGGTCAAACCCGGCCACCTACACGAAGGTGTTCGATGAGATCCGGAAGGTATTTGCCGGGACAAAAGAGGCGAAGATGCGGGGCTACAAGCCCGGCCGTTTCTCGTTCAATGTCAAGGGGGGCCGCTGCGAGGCGTGCAGCGGAGATGGTCTCATAAAAATTGAGATGAACTTCCTTCCGGATGTCTATGTGGAATGCGAGGAATGCAAAGGGAAGCGCTACAACGCCGAAACGCTGGAGGTCAGGTTCAGAGACAAAACGATTGCAGATGTTCTTGCGATGACCGTAGACGAGGCCGTGGAAATATTTGAAAACCATCCGAAAATTCTGCAGAAACTCAAAACCCTCCAGCAGGTAGGCCTTGGCTACATCAAACTCGGCCAGAGTTCAACGACGCTCTCCGGCGGTGAGGCCCAGCGGATCAAACTCACCCGTGAACTCTCAAAGAAAGGGACGGGGAATACCATCTATCTATTGGATGAACCCACCACCGGGCTGCACTTCCATGACGTCAAAAAACTCATCGGCGTACTGGATGAACTGGTGGAGAAGGGCAATTCAGTCATTGTGATTGAACACAATCTGGATGTGATCAAATCAGCCGATTATCTGATTGACCTCGGACCTGATGGTGGTGAATTCGGCGGAGAAATTCTGATTTCCGGCACACCGGAAGAAGTGGCTGCAGAAGAGACCAGTTATACCGGCATGTATCTCCGTCCCCTCCTGCAGGCATGA
- a CDS encoding DNA-deoxyinosine glycosylase: MLSNQSLVIDYSASGLAPVSGSGPSVLILGSYPSEQSLQRQEYYGNPRNQFWKIMGMVFSFPFEYPELPYHERLNYLTREGIAIWDVVESCSRKRSSDSSICDVTPNDIRGFLREHPTIRCIALNGKTGAGHWFKRYFSDVGEPENKDTDFVILQLPSTSPAYAGMSLDDKAELWRGILPFCVSSK; the protein is encoded by the coding sequence ATGCTGAGTAACCAATCCCTGGTGATTGATTATTCCGCGTCAGGGCTTGCACCGGTTTCTGGTTCAGGTCCTTCTGTTTTGATTCTGGGCAGTTATCCGAGCGAGCAGTCGTTGCAGCGGCAGGAATACTACGGTAATCCCCGGAATCAGTTCTGGAAGATTATGGGAATGGTGTTCTCATTTCCATTTGAGTACCCGGAGTTGCCCTATCATGAGCGGCTGAATTATCTGACCAGAGAGGGCATTGCCATCTGGGATGTGGTTGAATCCTGTTCACGAAAACGTAGCAGTGACAGTTCGATATGTGACGTGACACCCAATGATATTCGCGGGTTTTTGAGAGAGCATCCCACCATCCGGTGCATTGCCTTAAACGGGAAAACGGGTGCCGGACACTGGTTTAAGCGGTATTTTTCTGATGTTGGGGAACCGGAAAACAAAGACACTGATTTTGTTATTTTACAGCTCCCCTCCACCTCTCCGGCGTATGCGGGGATGAGTCTTGATGATAAGGCAGAATTGTGGCGGGGGATATTGCCGTTTTGTGTGAGTTCAAAATGA
- the uvrB gene encoding excinuclease ABC subunit UvrB — MTGFNLKADFSPAGSQPKAIASLAAGISEGKRFQTLMGVTGSGKTFTVANVIAQAQKPTLVLAHNKTLAAQLYNEFKDFFPDNRVEYFVSYYDFYQPESYIPQKDQYIEKDAQINPKIEQLRLAATASLLSHDDVIVVASVSAIYGLGNPENFEGLGFEVTQGGRINRNEIISRLIDIQYERNDIELQPGRFRVKGDTIDLIPGSGIDIIRIEFFGSEVERITEMDRITREPIRTLPYYFVYPARHYVIPEEEKAEAIVEIKKELEETLPTLGLIEAHRLRQRTLYDIEMIEETGYCKGIENYSRFFDHRKVGEKPFCLLDYFPDDFLMVVDESHQTLPQVRGMYNGDYSRKKSLVDYGFRLPSAFDNRPLKFNEFEEYLKSVIFVSATPGQYEKEHSGDVVEQIIRPTGLLDPEVTIRPVKTQIPDVCEEIQKTIDAGDRVLITTLTKKLAEELTEFLAEKGIKTRYLHSEINTIERTEILRELRLGVFDVLVGINLLREGLDIPEVSFIGILDADKEGFLRDARSLIQTIGRAARNDHSHVVLYADKITDSIKTAVEETNRRREMQQAYNREHDISPVTIRKPIREKEVEIQDTKHIPRSELPNMIIQVETEMLEAAERLDFERAIVLREKLKKLNAEVREK, encoded by the coding sequence ATGACCGGGTTTAATCTGAAAGCTGACTTTTCCCCGGCGGGTTCACAGCCGAAAGCGATCGCGTCCCTCGCGGCAGGCATCAGCGAGGGAAAGCGGTTCCAGACGCTGATGGGCGTGACGGGGTCAGGAAAGACCTTCACGGTGGCAAATGTCATTGCACAGGCACAGAAACCGACGCTGGTACTTGCCCACAACAAGACGCTTGCGGCGCAGTTGTACAACGAGTTCAAAGACTTTTTTCCTGACAACCGGGTTGAATATTTTGTTTCCTATTATGATTTCTATCAGCCGGAATCCTACATCCCCCAGAAAGACCAGTATATCGAAAAGGATGCGCAGATAAACCCAAAGATCGAGCAGTTGCGCCTGGCTGCAACGGCGTCCCTGCTGTCCCATGATGATGTGATTGTCGTTGCGTCAGTCTCCGCAATATATGGTCTGGGAAACCCGGAAAATTTTGAAGGACTGGGATTTGAAGTAACACAGGGGGGACGCATAAACCGGAACGAGATAATTTCACGCCTGATTGACATCCAGTATGAACGTAATGATATTGAGCTTCAGCCCGGACGATTCCGGGTAAAGGGGGACACGATTGACCTGATCCCCGGTTCCGGGATTGATATCATCCGGATTGAATTCTTCGGGAGTGAGGTTGAGAGAATAACGGAGATGGACCGGATCACCCGCGAGCCAATCCGGACGCTGCCGTATTATTTCGTGTATCCCGCCCGGCACTATGTCATCCCGGAAGAGGAGAAGGCAGAGGCGATTGTCGAGATCAAAAAGGAACTCGAAGAGACCCTTCCCACCCTTGGTCTCATCGAGGCACACCGTCTGCGTCAGCGGACACTTTATGATATCGAGATGATCGAAGAGACAGGGTACTGCAAGGGAATTGAGAACTATTCCCGGTTCTTTGATCACCGAAAGGTTGGCGAGAAACCGTTCTGCCTTCTGGACTATTTCCCGGACGACTTCCTGATGGTCGTCGATGAGAGCCACCAGACGCTCCCGCAGGTCAGGGGGATGTACAACGGGGACTATTCACGGAAGAAATCACTGGTGGACTATGGGTTCCGGCTCCCGTCCGCGTTTGACAACCGCCCCCTGAAATTCAATGAGTTCGAAGAATACCTGAAGTCGGTGATATTCGTCTCCGCAACACCCGGCCAGTATGAAAAGGAGCATTCAGGAGATGTCGTAGAGCAGATTATCCGGCCGACTGGGCTTCTGGACCCGGAGGTCACAATACGTCCGGTGAAAACACAGATCCCTGATGTGTGTGAGGAAATCCAAAAGACCATTGATGCAGGTGACCGGGTACTCATCACAACCCTTACGAAGAAACTCGCCGAAGAACTGACAGAATTCCTCGCAGAAAAGGGAATCAAGACCCGCTACCTCCACTCGGAGATCAACACCATCGAACGGACCGAGATCCTGCGTGAACTCCGGCTGGGCGTGTTTGATGTGCTCGTCGGCATCAACCTCCTGAGAGAAGGGCTTGACATTCCGGAGGTGAGTTTCATCGGCATACTGGACGCGGACAAGGAAGGGTTCCTCCGGGACGCACGAAGCCTGATTCAGACCATCGGGCGGGCGGCACGAAACGACCACTCTCATGTTGTCCTCTACGCAGACAAAATCACGGATTCCATCAAGACGGCGGTGGAGGAAACAAACCGCCGCCGCGAGATGCAGCAGGCGTATAACCGGGAGCACGACATCAGCCCTGTTACCATCCGGAAACCCATCCGGGAAAAGGAAGTCGAGATTCAGGACACGAAACACATCCCCCGCTCAGAACTGCCGAATATGATCATTCAGGTCGAAACCGAGATGCTGGAGGCAGCGGAACGGCTGGACTTTGAACGGGCGATTGTGCTGCGGGAGAAGCTGAAGAAGCTAAATGCGGAGGTGAGAGAAAAATGA